GTCCGTGCCGAAGCCGAGGGCGATCGGGACCGCGCCCATCACGGCCGCCATCGTGGTCATCAGGATCGGGCGGAACCGATCGAGGCAGGCGTCGTGGATCGCCTTGTCCGCGGGCTCGCCAGCGGCCACCCGGTGAAGCGCGAAGTCGACGATCATGATCCCGTTCTTCTTCACGATCCCCATCAGCATGAACATTCCGACGAAGGCGTAGAGGGAGGCCTGCTCGCCGAAAAGGTGGAGCGCGAGCAAGCCGCCGACCAGCGCGGTCGGCAGCGTCGAGAGCACGGTAACCGGGTGGAGATAGCTCTCGTAGAGAATCGCCAGGATCACGTACATGACGAAGACCGCCAGCAGCATCAGGATGGTGAGGTCGCGCACCGTCCGGCGAAACGTGAGCGCCTCCCCCTGGAGGCCGGCGCGCACGGTGGGCGGCACGATTTCCTCGGCGGCGCGGGTGATGAAATCGACGGCGTCGCCGATCGCTTCTCCGGCCTTGAGATTGAAGAACAGCGTGACGCTCGTGAACTGGTTCAGATGGTTCACCGCCTGCGGGCCGAGCGAGACCTTCCAGCTCGCCACGGCGCTGAGCGGCACCAGCCGCCTGCCGTCGTCCGACTTGACGTAGAGACGCGAGAGATCGGCGGGCTCGGAGCGGAGCTCGTCCTCGACCTCGAGGATGACCTTGTACTGGTCCTCGGGCTGCTTGATCAGATAAAGGTAGTTCTGCGAGTAGGCGTTGCGCAGAAGCCCGAGGATACGCGACTCCGAGACGCCGTAGATGCGCGCCTGCTCGCGCGAGAGCTCGATGTCGAGGTTGGGCGTATTGCTGAAGTGATCCGAGGAGAGCGTGGAGAACCCCGGGTACGAGCGCAGCCGCTCCATCAACCTGTCCGCGACGTCGTAAACCTGCCGCGGGTCGATGCCCGAGAGCGAAAAGGCGTACTGACCCTGATTCCGGCTGGTCGCCCCGGTGTTGATCTCGAGCACCGGGAAGGGGCGGAGAAAGGGCATCACGCCCGGGATCGCGCCCAGCCGCTCCATCAAACGGCCCGTGACCTCGTCGATCGGCGGGCGCTCTTCGGGAGGACGGAGAAACGCCAGCAGCAGACCCTGGTTGGCGGAGAGAAAGGCGGAGTTCCCGGTCATCGTGAGCGTGGCGAGCACGCTTGGGTCGTCGCGCAGGACACGGTCGGCTCGATCCTGGAGCTGGCGCATCTGTTGCGGCGACGAGCCCTCGCGGCCGATCATGACGCCCCAGACGAAGCTGCTGTCCCCGGGAGGCAGGAACGCCTTGGGGATCGCGACGAAGAGCACGATGGGTCCCGCCATACAGACGAGCCAGGTGACCGCCGAAACCGACCGGAAGCGGAGAAACCACCAGAGCATCCGGCTGTAGAGCGCGAGCACCCTCTTTTCCCAGCCGCCGACGACCCGCTCCATCCAGGTTTTCCGCGAGCCTTCGCCCCGGTTGCGGAGCAGGCGCGCGCACATCAGCGGCGTGAGCGTCAGGGAGACCAGCCCCGAGGCCATGATCGCGACCACGATGGTGATCGCGAACTCGCGGAAGATCCGGCCCACCAGACCCGGCATGAAGACCAGGGGGATGAAGACCGCCGCGAGCGAAACCGTCATCGAGACGATCGTGAAGCTGATCTCGCGAGCGCTGTTCAGCGCCGCCTCCATCGCCGGCTCGCCGCGCTCCATGCGCCGCACGGTGTTTTCGAGGAAGACGATCGCGTCGTCGACGAGAAACCCGATCGCCAGCGTGAGCGCCATCAACGACAGGTTGTCGAGGCTGTAGCCGAGCAGGTCCATGGCGATGAAGGTCAGCAGCAGGGAGAGCGGCAGCGCCACCGTCGGGATCAGCGTGTCGCTGGCGCGCCCGAGGAAGACGAAAATGACGCCGACCACCAGGACGAAGGCGATCGCGAGCGTGATCTGCACGTCGAGGAGGGAGTGAATGATGGTCCGGGAGCGATCATAGATGGGGGTGATGCGCACGGAGGCCGGAAGCTCGGCGCTGATCACCGGCAGGAGCTCGCGCACCGCCCGGGCGACCTCGACGGCGTTGGCTCCGGCCTGACGGCTCACGGCGACGACGACCGTGGCCGAGGGCTCGGGATAGCCGCGCACCCAGAAGCGCATCTTGATGCGCTCGTCCTCGATGGAGTCCTCGACCTCGGCCACGTCCCGGAGGAAGACCGGCGCGCCGTTACGGGTGCCGACGATCAGGTCGCGGTACTCGGCGGCGGTCTTGAGCTGTCCCTGCGGCCGCAGCAGCAGAGTGCCGGTGGCGCCGTCGAGCTGGCCGGCGCCGACCGTGCTCGTGCCTCTTTGAATCGCCTCCGCGAGATCGTCGATCGACATACCGTGCGCCCACATGGCGGCGGGATCGGCCTTGATCCGGACCGCCGACTTGGCGCCGAAGACGCTCACGCGGCTCACGCCCGGCACCAGGCTGACGCGCTGCCCCACCTGCGTGCTCGCGTAATCGTAGAGCTGCCCCGGGGTGACCGAGTCGCTCGTGAGTGCGATGTACATGATCGGCTGGTCGTTCGGGTTGGTCTTGGAAAAGGTCGGCGGCGACGGCAGATCCGCCGGGAGGTTCCCGGTCGCCTGGGAGATCGCCGTTTGCACGTCGGTGGCGGCCGCGTCGATGCTCTTGTCCAGGGCGAACTGAAGCGTCAGGCTCGTGTGGCCCTGGGTGCTCCTGGAGAGCACCAGCTCGAGGCCGTTGATCTGCATGAACTGGCGCTCGAGCGGCGTGGCGATGTTGTTGGCGACGGTTTCCGGGCTCGCGCCAGGGTAGCTCGCCTGGACCTGGATGACCGGATAGTCCACCGCGGGGAGGTCGTTCACCGGAAGACGCCAGTAGCTGATCGCGCCGAAGAGAACGACCGAGACGGTGAGCACCGTCGTCATCACCGGTCGGCGTATGAACGGCTCGGAGAAGTTCACGGCAAACCTTTGTCCCTGTAGTAGCCGATCGATCGCTGTTCCTGCACGCGCACCTTCCCGCCGGGCGTGACGCCGATCTGCCCTTGCACGACCACGCGCTCCCCGGCCTTCACGCCGCGCTCGACGACCACCAGATTTCCCTGGCGCTGGCCGAGGACGAGCGGCCGCAGCTCCGCGCTCGAATCCTCTTTGACCACGTAGGCGAACGGCCCCTTGGCCGAAACCTGGGGCGCGTCCGCCGGGATCAGGACCGCGTGTTCGAGCGTTCTGAGAATCAGGCGGACGTTGACGAAGCGGCCCGGCCAGAAGCGGCGGTCCCGGTTGTCGAGGGTGGCGCGGAGCCGCACCGTGCCGGCGCCTTCCTGGACGGAGTTGTCGATGAAGGTGAGCTCGCCGGCGCGCGGACGCCCGGGCTCGTCGGGCAGCCGCACCTCGACCTTGAGGCTGCCGCGCGCCATGTTGCGCTGTACGGCGCTGAGATCCTTTTCGGTCACGGTGAAGTCGGCGTAGATCGGGTCGAGGCGCTGGATGACGAGCAGGGAGCCGCTGTTGGCCGAGACGACGTTGCCGAGGTCGACGAGCCGCTGCCCAGCGCGCCCGTTGATCGGCGAGCGGATCGTGCAGTACTCGAGGTTCAGGCGCGCGGTTTCGACGGCGGCCCGCTGCTGTTTGACCTGCGCTTCGGCCAGTTCAACCGCGTTCTTCTTGCCGTCGTAGTCCTGGCGCGAGATCGCCCGTGGATCGCTGACGCTCGCCACCCTGTCGAAGTTGACGCGCGCGAGGCTGAGAACGGCTTCGGCCTCCGCGAGGTTGGCCTCGGCGGCCTGGAGCTGGGCCTGGTACGGGCGGGGATCGATGGTGAAGAGCGGGTCCCCGGTCTTGACCTCGGCGCCGTCGGCGAAGTGGATCCTTACGATCCGCCCCGAAACCTGGGGCTGAATGGAAACGACCTCGCGCGCCACGGCTTTTCCGACCGCATCGATGTAGACAGGGACATCCTCGGCGACCGCCACGGCCACGGCGACCGGAGGAGGCGGCTTGTCCATCGTCTTTCCCTGAGAGTTGCCGTCGCACGCAGAGAGCTGCAGCGCCGTCAGGGAGCAGAGAGCGGCGAGGATGGCTCCGCGCGCAACGCCGCATCTCGGCTCTCCTCTCATCGGGGCACGTTTTGCGCCGTCAGGCGACCAGCCGTTGATTTGCCGCGGCGCGCGCCTGCTTGCGGGCTTTCTTGAGGGCGCGCGCCTGCCACCGCCGCAGCCCGCCGCGGATGTATTCCGGATCGAGGCCGAGCACCGCGCAGATCGAGACGAAGGAGAACACCCAGTCCCAGCGATCCTCGAAGAGCCACTGCTCGGCGTCCTCGAACAGACGTTTTTTCTTGGGCGACTCGGCCAGCAGGTTGTCCTGGAAACAGCGAATGCCGTCCTCCAGGACGGCCAAGATCAGCGATCTTTCGGGATCCAGCGGGGTGGTCCTGCGAAAGTTCTCGAAGAATTGCTCCGTGAGCAGCACGTCCGGCTGGAACGCGGAGCCTGCCCTTTCCTCACCGAGGCGAGCGCCGGAAACAGCGGTAACTTCCGTCTTTTTTCCCGATTTCATGATCTCTCCGTAACTATGTAGCCCGTCAGGCGGGCGAATCCGCCGCCAGCAGCGCGAGGGCTTTCGGATCGTAGTGGCGTGCGATCGCTTCCTCCTTCAACCCCGCGCCCAGCAGGGCAAACCGTACTGCCTGCTCTACCAGGAAGTCCCGCTCCGACCGGTAGTCGATCGCCGGAATCCGAGGATGGAGATAGAGCATCAGGCCGACGGCGATGTGGTGGATGAACCAGCCGCGCAGATCGGCGCGGGGAGTCGGATAGCGCACGTCGCCCGCTTCCGTCGCCGCGCGGAGGCACTCCTCGAACTTGCCGACCCAGGCGCCGGCATATTGCCGTATGGCGAGCCGGACGAACTCCGCATCCTCGAGGAGGCTGCGCAGCATCAGGCGGTGTGCGATCGCCTTGCTCGGATCCTCGGCGCAGCCGCGAACGAAATAGGTGATGATGAATTGCACGAGCACGACCAGCGTCGAGGTCGAGGGCTCCAGGGCCATGATGCGCTTGAACTCATCCAGGCCCGGCCCCTTGGCGCAGGCGTCCAACATGGCGCCATAAAGCGATTCCTTGCTGGGAAAATGCTTGTAGAGAAGGGCTTCGGAGACACCCGCGGCGTGCGCCAGCTCGCGTGTGGTGGTGCCGTGAAACCCCTTCTCAGCGAAGACGCTCCGCACCGCATCCACGATCGCGTGGCGGCGCTCCTCGGAACTGAGCCGCGAGCTGTTTTTCATAGGCTGGTAAGTTAGCATTCACTAACCATATCGTCAAGGAACCACCCGTGGGATAGGCGCGGAGCAATTCGCCTCTACTGAAACAGCAGGCCGGGAGGCCACCGGCTTTCCAGCAGGTACTCGAAGAGACCCCAGATCAGGAGGTAAGTGCAGCCGGCCATCAATAGACAGGTAATCCAGTTTTCTCTGCCTTCCACCAGCGTGTAAAAGAAGACCAGGGCGGGAAGCGCGATCACGATACCGAGCAGCCATATGCCCAGCGCTCCGCCGATGAACCAGGAAAAAAAGACCAGCGTCCGGCGCAGCTCGACGGACCGTTCGACCGTGACGTTGTGGGTTTCGTCCATCTCCGGAGCGGTCGTTGCCGCGTCGCGCAGCCCCGGGTCGGTGGCGTCGTGAACGACCTGCACGAGCACGAGGATCAGCCCGGGTATGGCGGCGACATAGACCGGCATCAGCTTCGCGATATAGGGCCAGTCCCAACCGAGAAAGGCG
This region of Candidatus Zixiibacteriota bacterium genomic DNA includes:
- a CDS encoding efflux RND transporter permease subunit, which encodes MNFSEPFIRRPVMTTVLTVSVVLFGAISYWRLPVNDLPAVDYPVIQVQASYPGASPETVANNIATPLERQFMQINGLELVLSRSTQGHTSLTLQFALDKSIDAAATDVQTAISQATGNLPADLPSPPTFSKTNPNDQPIMYIALTSDSVTPGQLYDYASTQVGQRVSLVPGVSRVSVFGAKSAVRIKADPAAMWAHGMSIDDLAEAIQRGTSTVGAGQLDGATGTLLLRPQGQLKTAAEYRDLIVGTRNGAPVFLRDVAEVEDSIEDERIKMRFWVRGYPEPSATVVVAVSRQAGANAVEVARAVRELLPVISAELPASVRITPIYDRSRTIIHSLLDVQITLAIAFVLVVGVIFVFLGRASDTLIPTVALPLSLLLTFIAMDLLGYSLDNLSLMALTLAIGFLVDDAIVFLENTVRRMERGEPAMEAALNSAREISFTIVSMTVSLAAVFIPLVFMPGLVGRIFREFAITIVVAIMASGLVSLTLTPLMCARLLRNRGEGSRKTWMERVVGGWEKRVLALYSRMLWWFLRFRSVSAVTWLVCMAGPIVLFVAIPKAFLPPGDSSFVWGVMIGREGSSPQQMRQLQDRADRVLRDDPSVLATLTMTGNSAFLSANQGLLLAFLRPPEERPPIDEVTGRLMERLGAIPGVMPFLRPFPVLEINTGATSRNQGQYAFSLSGIDPRQVYDVADRLMERLRSYPGFSTLSSDHFSNTPNLDIELSREQARIYGVSESRILGLLRNAYSQNYLYLIKQPEDQYKVILEVEDELRSEPADLSRLYVKSDDGRRLVPLSAVASWKVSLGPQAVNHLNQFTSVTLFFNLKAGEAIGDAVDFITRAAEEIVPPTVRAGLQGEALTFRRTVRDLTILMLLAVFVMYVILAILYESYLHPVTVLSTLPTALVGGLLALHLFGEQASLYAFVGMFMLMGIVKKNGIMIVDFALHRVAAGEPADKAIHDACLDRFRPILMTTMAAVMGAVPIALGFGTDGASRRPLGLVIVAGLGVSQLITLFVTPVIYLYLEWFQEKVLDRTRFFRSQRAIPAPAAEER
- a CDS encoding efflux RND transporter periplasmic adaptor subunit, whose protein sequence is MRGEPRCGVARGAILAALCSLTALQLSACDGNSQGKTMDKPPPPVAVAVAVAEDVPVYIDAVGKAVAREVVSIQPQVSGRIVRIHFADGAEVKTGDPLFTIDPRPYQAQLQAAEANLAEAEAVLSLARVNFDRVASVSDPRAISRQDYDGKKNAVELAEAQVKQQRAAVETARLNLEYCTIRSPINGRAGQRLVDLGNVVSANSGSLLVIQRLDPIYADFTVTEKDLSAVQRNMARGSLKVEVRLPDEPGRPRAGELTFIDNSVQEGAGTVRLRATLDNRDRRFWPGRFVNVRLILRTLEHAVLIPADAPQVSAKGPFAYVVKEDSSAELRPLVLGQRQGNLVVVERGVKAGERVVVQGQIGVTPGGKVRVQEQRSIGYYRDKGLP
- a CDS encoding helix-turn-helix domain-containing protein, with the translated sequence MLTYQPMKNSSRLSSEERRHAIVDAVRSVFAEKGFHGTTTRELAHAAGVSEALLYKHFPSKESLYGAMLDACAKGPGLDEFKRIMALEPSTSTLVVLVQFIITYFVRGCAEDPSKAIAHRLMLRSLLEDAEFVRLAIRQYAGAWVGKFEECLRAATEAGDVRYPTPRADLRGWFIHHIAVGLMLYLHPRIPAIDYRSERDFLVEQAVRFALLGAGLKEEAIARHYDPKALALLAADSPA
- a CDS encoding tripartite tricarboxylate transporter TctB family protein; the encoded protein is MKVDFTFFFLAVFLAAAFLGWDWPYIAKLMPVYVAAIPGLILVLVQVVHDATDPGLRDAATTAPEMDETHNVTVERSVELRRTLVFFSWFIGGALGIWLLGIVIALPALVFFYTLVEGRENWITCLLMAGCTYLLIWGLFEYLLESRWPPGLLFQ